The following proteins are encoded in a genomic region of Mycolicibacterium confluentis:
- a CDS encoding mycofactocin-coupled SDR family oxidoreductase: MNQPHVAVITGAARGQGRSHAVGLAEQGVDIIAVDRCADIDSIPYPLATQEDLAETVRLVEAAGARIHPVIADVRDLGTLRAGVDSGVDALGEIDIVVANAGVVGIGLPDPLDEQVFTDIVDTNLKGVWNTIAATVPSMIRGARGGSIILVSSMQGLIGRGGDGSAAIFAYAASKHGVVGLMRSAANAYAPHRIRVNSLHPTGVGTPMILNEHMAAMFAANPEGSAMSGNLLPDVPFIDAADVTDSVLFLASDKARQITGVALPVDAGHAVM, encoded by the coding sequence TTGAACCAGCCACATGTCGCAGTGATCACGGGCGCCGCACGAGGACAGGGCCGCAGTCACGCGGTCGGACTCGCCGAACAGGGCGTCGACATCATCGCCGTGGACCGGTGCGCCGACATCGACTCGATTCCCTACCCGCTGGCCACACAGGAGGACCTCGCCGAGACGGTCCGATTGGTCGAGGCGGCGGGTGCCCGCATCCACCCGGTGATCGCCGACGTTCGCGACCTCGGCACCCTGCGGGCAGGAGTCGATTCCGGAGTCGACGCCCTCGGCGAGATCGACATCGTGGTGGCCAACGCGGGCGTGGTGGGCATCGGACTGCCTGACCCGCTCGATGAGCAGGTGTTCACCGACATCGTCGACACCAACCTCAAGGGCGTGTGGAACACCATCGCGGCGACGGTGCCGTCCATGATCCGTGGCGCTCGTGGTGGATCGATCATCCTGGTCAGTTCGATGCAGGGACTCATCGGGCGTGGTGGCGATGGCAGCGCTGCGATCTTCGCTTATGCCGCCTCCAAACATGGCGTCGTCGGTCTCATGCGGTCGGCCGCCAACGCGTATGCCCCGCATCGCATTCGGGTGAACTCGCTGCATCCGACCGGAGTCGGGACGCCGATGATCCTCAACGAGCACATGGCGGCGATGTTCGCCGCGAATCCCGAGGGCAGCGCGATGAGCGGCAACCTGCTTCCCGACGTGCCGTTCATCGATGCGGCCGACGTGACCGACTCCGTGCTGTTCCTGGCCAGCGACAAGGCGCGCCAGATCACCGGCGTCGCCCTGCCCGTCGACGCCGGCCACGCGGTGATGTGA
- a CDS encoding cytochrome P450 translates to MTAQPDGAQVPQYHYDRHRPEYREQFVDITHEMQQQCPLAWTDTYDGHWVAAGGDEVFELARCPHVSNDHDVNNERRGYKGISIPTMMDAENFRGGMLEMDDPEHRHYRTALNPYLSPAAVKRWEPFIDAIVHACLDDHIEIGRIDFVDDLANIVPAVLTLAMLGVPLEKWTIYNEPAHASVYTPPDSPDAARVRELYMAMAMDLLTNLVEIREEPRPGIIDALANVRIEGEAPPDIELLGMLNLLIGGGFDTTTALTAHALEWLAQNPDERTRLSAERDTLLNPATEEFLRYFTPAPGDARTISEDMKLGDIELREGDRLWLSWAMANRDPSLFDNPDGVDLERKGNRHFSFGLGVHRCIGSNVARTVFKSMLTAVLDRMPDYVCDTEGAVHYDSIGVVQGMRHLPATFTPGTRRGPGVAETLVMLQRVCDEQGLARPITELKESARIPQ, encoded by the coding sequence GTGACCGCGCAGCCGGACGGGGCACAGGTGCCGCAGTACCACTACGACCGGCACCGCCCCGAGTACCGCGAGCAGTTCGTCGACATCACCCACGAGATGCAGCAGCAGTGTCCGCTGGCCTGGACCGACACGTACGACGGGCACTGGGTGGCCGCCGGCGGTGACGAGGTCTTCGAACTGGCCCGTTGCCCGCACGTCTCCAACGACCACGACGTCAACAACGAACGCCGCGGCTACAAGGGCATCTCCATCCCCACGATGATGGACGCCGAGAACTTCCGTGGCGGCATGCTGGAGATGGATGACCCCGAGCACCGGCACTACCGGACCGCGCTCAACCCCTACCTGTCGCCGGCCGCGGTCAAGCGATGGGAACCCTTCATCGACGCGATCGTGCACGCCTGCCTCGACGACCACATCGAGATCGGGCGCATCGACTTCGTCGATGATCTGGCCAACATCGTGCCTGCGGTGCTGACGCTCGCGATGCTCGGTGTGCCGCTTGAGAAGTGGACCATCTACAACGAGCCTGCGCACGCGTCGGTGTACACCCCGCCCGATTCGCCGGACGCCGCTCGAGTGCGCGAACTCTACATGGCGATGGCGATGGACCTGCTGACCAACTTGGTCGAGATCCGCGAGGAGCCCCGACCGGGAATCATCGACGCGCTGGCCAACGTGCGTATCGAGGGCGAAGCCCCGCCAGACATCGAACTGCTCGGGATGCTGAACCTGCTCATCGGCGGGGGATTCGACACCACCACGGCGTTGACCGCGCACGCGTTGGAGTGGCTCGCGCAGAATCCGGACGAACGCACCCGGCTCAGTGCCGAGAGGGACACCCTGCTCAATCCCGCCACGGAGGAGTTCCTGCGGTACTTCACTCCCGCCCCGGGAGATGCACGCACGATCTCCGAGGACATGAAGCTGGGCGACATCGAGCTTCGCGAGGGCGACCGCCTGTGGCTGTCCTGGGCGATGGCCAACCGTGACCCGAGTCTGTTCGACAACCCCGACGGGGTTGATCTGGAACGAAAAGGAAATCGGCACTTCAGCTTCGGCCTGGGTGTGCATCGCTGCATCGGGTCCAACGTCGCCCGCACGGTCTTCAAGTCGATGCTGACCGCGGTGCTGGACCGGATGCCGGACTACGTGTGCGATACCGAGGGTGCCGTGCACTATGACAGCATCGGCGTGGTCCAGGGCATGCGCCATCTGCCTGCCACCTTCACACCGGGGACGCGCCGCGGTCCAGGCGTCGCCGAAACCCTGGTGATGCTGCAACGCGTGTGCGACGAGCAGGGCCTGGCCCGCCCCATCACCGAACTCAAAGAGTCCGCACGGATTCCGCAGTGA
- a CDS encoding ferredoxin, whose product MKVRVESARCQGHTLCAMIAPESFELDDVDGHAHAVADDIPEDLRDQVDEARRSCPEQAIVLVGSSGDGDAQ is encoded by the coding sequence GTGAAAGTCAGAGTTGAATCAGCCCGATGTCAGGGCCACACGCTGTGCGCGATGATCGCACCGGAGTCCTTTGAACTCGACGATGTCGACGGCCATGCCCACGCCGTCGCCGATGACATTCCTGAGGACCTGCGCGATCAGGTCGACGAGGCCCGGCGATCCTGCCCGGAGCAGGCGATCGTCCTCGTGGGCTCCTCTGGGGACGGGGACGCGCAGTGA
- a CDS encoding GMC family oxidoreductase: MTTYDYIIAGAGSAGCVLANRLSQDPKVTVLLIEAGGVDRNPFFTIPKGAGMLFESEKHMWHYDTVPFGPNPHVEQWLRGKVLGGSSSINGMIYNRGNRADYDGLEHLGNKGWGWDDMLPIFKSFEDSEFGPSPTRGVGGPVHISVPTDPDPVCEDMVAAGTGIGLTRVEDINESDAERIGYTTSNIRNGRRVSAATAFLKPARSRPNLTVATRTVAQRILFDKGRAVGVQVSRKGTVSELRASREVIVALGSLNSPKLLQLSGVGPRDVLTAAGVSIYLERDNVGRRLREHRCAALRFQFNDDLGYNKQLSGSLAQAVSGMRYLATRKGPLAAPSFDVVAFVKTDAGAERPDAQVMLGPWTLPTYNTGDPVKIERQAGASCLGMVLRPTSQGFLEITSSDPSAPVRIDPNYLGSAEDRASTANLMRKMRSIFDQSPLAELISHETYPGTQAQSDDELVDVALDGGYCGYHATGTCAMGPNDDDVVDGRLRVRGIEGLRVVDCSVMPTMVAGNLNGPIMAMAWRAADFIVADR, from the coding sequence GTGACCACCTACGACTACATCATCGCCGGTGCGGGTTCCGCGGGTTGTGTTCTGGCAAACCGCCTCTCGCAAGACCCCAAGGTGACGGTGCTGCTGATCGAGGCCGGCGGCGTCGACCGCAATCCGTTCTTCACCATCCCCAAGGGTGCGGGGATGCTGTTCGAGAGCGAGAAGCACATGTGGCACTACGACACGGTGCCGTTCGGTCCCAACCCGCACGTCGAACAGTGGCTGCGGGGCAAGGTGCTCGGCGGATCAAGTTCCATCAACGGCATGATCTACAACCGGGGCAACCGGGCCGACTACGACGGCCTGGAACACCTTGGCAACAAGGGGTGGGGCTGGGATGACATGCTCCCGATCTTCAAGTCGTTCGAGGACAGCGAGTTCGGCCCGTCGCCCACCCGAGGAGTGGGCGGCCCCGTGCACATCTCGGTGCCCACCGACCCGGATCCGGTGTGTGAGGACATGGTCGCGGCCGGCACGGGGATCGGGCTCACCCGCGTTGAGGACATCAACGAATCGGACGCCGAGCGCATCGGCTACACGACGTCGAACATCAGAAACGGCCGTCGGGTCAGCGCTGCCACCGCATTCCTGAAGCCCGCGCGCAGCAGACCCAACCTCACGGTCGCGACCCGCACGGTCGCGCAGCGGATCCTGTTCGACAAGGGCCGCGCGGTCGGTGTCCAGGTGAGCCGCAAGGGCACTGTGTCCGAACTGCGGGCCAGTCGCGAAGTGATCGTGGCCCTCGGCAGCCTCAACAGCCCGAAGCTGCTCCAGTTGTCGGGTGTCGGCCCGCGTGACGTTCTGACGGCCGCCGGGGTGTCGATCTACCTCGAACGGGACAACGTCGGCCGACGGTTGCGCGAACATCGTTGTGCTGCCCTGCGTTTCCAGTTCAACGACGACCTGGGCTACAACAAGCAGCTGTCCGGCAGCCTGGCTCAGGCCGTGTCGGGGATGCGCTACCTCGCGACGCGCAAGGGTCCGCTCGCCGCGCCCTCGTTCGATGTGGTGGCATTCGTCAAGACCGACGCCGGTGCCGAGAGGCCCGACGCCCAGGTGATGCTCGGACCCTGGACGCTGCCGACCTACAACACCGGCGATCCGGTCAAGATCGAACGGCAGGCCGGAGCCTCGTGCCTGGGAATGGTGCTGCGTCCGACCTCACAGGGTTTCCTCGAGATCACCTCGAGCGACCCCTCGGCCCCGGTCCGGATCGACCCGAACTATCTGGGCAGCGCGGAGGACCGCGCATCGACGGCCAACCTGATGCGCAAGATGCGCAGCATCTTCGACCAGTCCCCACTGGCCGAGTTGATCAGCCACGAAACCTACCCGGGAACGCAGGCGCAGAGCGACGACGAGTTGGTCGACGTCGCCCTCGACGGCGGCTACTGCGGTTATCACGCGACCGGCACGTGTGCCATGGGGCCCAATGACGACGATGTCGTCGACGGGCGCCTGCGCGTCCGGGGAATCGAGGGCCTGCGGGTGGTCGACTGCTCGGTGATGCCGACCATGGTGGCCGGGAACCTCAACGGGCCGATCATGGCCATGGCTTGGCGTGCAGCCGATTTCATCGTGGCGGACAGGTAG
- a CDS encoding acyl-CoA dehydrogenase family protein, with product MLLELDSDQRLWRDTARDVLTKECPASLVRAIAEGQDTDAAGRLWASYVDNGWTELTEASETVELGLLVEELGRATDPTPYLATLTQFTPLAPEAADPKLAGAAVYDGVTAARVADGWVLDGTARHVLDGDRADRFAVSTPAGVFVVAAQGVSARRVAVFDPVLHVAEVTFDSVRVSGSDLVATAATDHAARARDVALTGLALTMVGACQRVLDLVLEHVGSRQQFGVLIGSFQAVQHKAADMHVAIERARALSHFAALTIAADDPRRRLASEMAKAAAGECQSLVFKHGIQLFGAMGFTWENDVQFALKRAKAGELLLGGAAEHRAVIAQMSLAGA from the coding sequence ATGCTGTTGGAGCTGGATTCCGACCAGCGGTTGTGGCGCGACACCGCACGCGACGTGCTCACCAAGGAGTGCCCCGCGTCTCTGGTTCGCGCGATCGCCGAGGGACAGGACACCGACGCGGCCGGGCGGCTGTGGGCGTCATACGTCGACAACGGGTGGACCGAGCTCACCGAGGCGAGTGAGACCGTCGAACTCGGCCTGCTCGTCGAGGAGCTGGGGCGCGCCACGGACCCGACGCCTTATCTGGCGACCTTGACCCAGTTCACGCCGCTGGCCCCCGAGGCGGCCGACCCCAAGCTGGCCGGCGCCGCGGTCTACGACGGCGTCACGGCGGCGCGAGTCGCCGACGGCTGGGTGCTCGACGGCACGGCGCGTCACGTGCTCGACGGCGACCGGGCCGACCGGTTTGCGGTGTCGACCCCGGCGGGCGTGTTCGTTGTTGCGGCACAGGGTGTCTCGGCACGTCGAGTCGCGGTCTTCGACCCGGTGCTGCACGTCGCCGAGGTGACGTTCGACTCCGTCCGGGTATCCGGGAGTGACCTGGTCGCGACTGCCGCGACCGATCACGCGGCGCGTGCTCGTGACGTCGCGCTCACCGGCTTGGCGCTGACCATGGTCGGGGCCTGCCAGCGGGTGCTGGATCTCGTGCTCGAACACGTCGGCTCGCGCCAGCAGTTCGGTGTTCTCATCGGGTCGTTCCAGGCCGTTCAGCACAAGGCCGCCGACATGCACGTCGCGATCGAACGGGCCCGTGCACTGTCGCACTTCGCGGCGCTGACCATCGCGGCCGATGATCCTCGGCGCAGGCTTGCCTCAGAGATGGCCAAGGCCGCCGCGGGGGAGTGTCAGTCGCTGGTCTTCAAGCACGGCATTCAGCTTTTCGGAGCGATGGGCTTCACCTGGGAGAACGACGTGCAGTTCGCCCTCAAGCGCGCCAAGGCCGGCGAACTGCTCCTCGGCGGAGCCGCCGAGCATCGCGCTGTGATCGCTCAGATGTCGCTCGCGGGAGCCTGA
- a CDS encoding TetR/AcrR family transcriptional regulator, whose product MSSPSEEPAWKQRAVERSIKTAKLRAAQRVQRFLDAAQAIITEKGSTDFTVQEVVDRSRQSLRSFYLQFDGKHELLLALFEDALSRAADQIRAATSGQADPLDQLKVAIELLFELSRPDPSAKRPLFTDFAPQLLISHPTEVRVAHAPLIALFTELMEAASEAGRLREGVNPRRMAAMTMQTVMFTAQSSAPAEEDGVHPITAEEVWAFCAHGFAAS is encoded by the coding sequence ATGAGCAGTCCCAGCGAAGAACCCGCCTGGAAGCAGCGCGCCGTCGAGCGGTCGATCAAGACCGCCAAGTTACGCGCCGCCCAGCGGGTGCAGCGCTTCCTCGACGCGGCGCAGGCGATCATCACCGAAAAGGGAAGTACGGATTTCACCGTCCAGGAAGTCGTCGATCGCTCGCGGCAGTCGCTGCGCAGTTTCTATCTTCAGTTCGACGGCAAGCACGAACTGCTCTTGGCGCTCTTCGAAGACGCCCTCAGCCGCGCTGCCGACCAGATCCGCGCCGCGACGTCGGGGCAGGCCGATCCACTGGATCAGCTCAAGGTCGCAATTGAGTTGCTGTTCGAGCTTTCTCGGCCCGACCCCAGTGCCAAGCGTCCGCTGTTCACCGATTTCGCCCCCCAGCTGCTCATCTCCCACCCAACCGAGGTGCGGGTGGCGCACGCGCCCCTCATCGCGCTCTTCACCGAGTTGATGGAGGCCGCAAGCGAGGCGGGACGACTGCGCGAGGGCGTCAACCCCCGCCGGATGGCGGCCATGACGATGCAGACTGTGATGTTCACCGCACAGTCGAGTGCGCCCGCCGAAGAGGACGGTGTGCACCCGATCACAGCAGAGGAAGTGTGGGCGTTCTGCGCTCACGGCTTCGCCGCCAGCTAG
- a CDS encoding SDR family NAD(P)-dependent oxidoreductase: protein MGRTAVVTGGGSGLGEAICTRLAQDGHRVAVLDRDGEAAEKVAAGVQAQGGDAIAVAVDVSDEDSLTHAVDLARSSLGPIGILVTSAAISGFTRLDKITLDEWNRYLAVNLTGTFLSVRAALPDMVEAKWGRIVTISSAAGQQGAARQAHYSATKGGVIAMTKSIAIDYAAQGITANTVPPFVIDTPMLRQQQQAGKLPPAEYLTKAVPAGRLGVGDDVANLCSYLCSEGAGYVTGQVIGVNGGAVL from the coding sequence TTGGGTCGGACAGCGGTGGTCACCGGCGGCGGATCCGGTCTGGGTGAGGCGATCTGCACCAGGCTCGCTCAGGATGGTCACCGGGTGGCGGTCCTCGACCGCGACGGCGAGGCGGCCGAGAAGGTCGCGGCGGGTGTGCAAGCCCAGGGCGGTGACGCGATCGCGGTGGCGGTCGACGTGTCTGACGAAGACTCGCTGACGCACGCCGTCGATCTGGCGCGCAGCAGCCTCGGGCCCATCGGCATCCTCGTCACCAGTGCGGCGATCTCGGGGTTCACCCGCCTGGACAAAATCACCCTCGATGAGTGGAACCGCTATCTGGCGGTCAACCTGACCGGCACCTTCCTGAGCGTGCGCGCGGCACTGCCGGACATGGTGGAGGCCAAGTGGGGGCGCATCGTCACCATCTCGTCGGCGGCCGGTCAGCAGGGCGCCGCCCGGCAGGCGCATTACTCGGCCACCAAGGGTGGTGTGATCGCGATGACGAAGTCGATTGCGATCGACTATGCGGCGCAGGGGATCACGGCCAACACGGTGCCGCCCTTCGTGATCGACACCCCGATGCTGAGGCAACAGCAACAGGCCGGGAAGCTGCCGCCGGCCGAGTATCTGACCAAGGCCGTCCCCGCCGGACGTCTCGGCGTTGGTGACGACGTCGCCAACCTGTGTTCGTACCTGTGCTCCGAGGGGGCCGGATACGTCACGGGTCAGGTCATCGGCGTCAACGGCGGCGCGGTTCTGTAG
- a CDS encoding SDR family NAD(P)-dependent oxidoreductase, with amino-acid sequence MPGKPVIAVVTGASRGAGAGIARALGAHGAVVYVTGRSEANAEPATPGTIQETAAAVTALGGQGIPVRVDHADDDQVKALFAQVERDHGRVDILVNNAAIIRDEMMGRTKFWEEPLSVVDTLDVGVRSSYAATVFAAPLMLPQKAGLVVFTSSSGAVHYAFGPAYGVPKAAVDKMAADMAYDFKEFGVAAVSIWMGSLLTDRVRKIIASNPEKFGHILDSAETPELTGHVIWALHQDPDLMIVSGQTLIGAELAVKYGIADEDGRQPPSYRDMFDVHPPAQCAHVMR; translated from the coding sequence ATGCCGGGCAAACCGGTGATCGCCGTGGTGACCGGGGCGAGTCGCGGCGCGGGTGCGGGCATCGCACGCGCGTTGGGCGCCCACGGTGCCGTCGTGTACGTCACGGGCCGCAGCGAGGCGAACGCCGAACCGGCCACGCCCGGGACCATTCAAGAGACCGCCGCGGCGGTGACCGCTCTTGGGGGACAGGGCATTCCGGTGCGGGTCGACCATGCCGACGACGATCAGGTGAAGGCCCTGTTCGCCCAGGTCGAGCGTGACCACGGTCGGGTCGACATCCTGGTCAACAACGCCGCGATCATCCGGGACGAGATGATGGGGCGCACCAAGTTCTGGGAGGAACCGCTCAGTGTGGTCGACACGCTGGACGTGGGTGTACGCAGCAGTTACGCCGCGACGGTCTTCGCCGCGCCCCTGATGCTGCCGCAGAAGGCCGGTCTGGTGGTGTTCACCTCGTCCTCCGGGGCGGTGCATTACGCGTTCGGTCCCGCCTACGGCGTCCCCAAGGCGGCCGTCGACAAGATGGCCGCCGACATGGCTTATGACTTCAAAGAGTTCGGTGTTGCGGCGGTGTCGATCTGGATGGGATCGCTGCTGACCGACCGGGTCCGCAAGATCATCGCGAGCAACCCCGAGAAGTTCGGTCATATCCTCGATTCGGCCGAAACCCCCGAGTTGACCGGGCACGTGATCTGGGCGCTTCACCAGGATCCCGATCTGATGATTGTCAGCGGCCAGACCCTGATCGGGGCCGAACTGGCCGTCAAATACGGAATCGCCGACGAGGACGGCCGTCAACCGCCGTCGTACCGCGACATGTTCGACGTGCATCCGCCCGCGCAGTGCGCGCACGTCATGAGATAG
- a CDS encoding acyl-CoA dehydrogenase family protein, which yields MQLTFDDDVEKFRDEFIAFLDEHLPDPAAATERSRSTADVPEWARQWQRVMFDHGWLVPGNPPEFGGRNANILQQYVHRDELSRRRIYQSYNPQGVGIIAASLLSFGTDEQKQKWAVPILRAEITAALGMSEPGAGSDLASLRTTAIRDGDHFVVNGQKVWTSGAHDADVILTFVRTDPDAPKHKGISVLVVPTDTPGVVRRPFASICGQEDLDFNEVFFTDARVPAENLIGPLNEGWKVANGSLGHERTLLWLSYADWLEQLITDFKPTTAIERDQYATLLMDAQALRLMGSVALAKEARGEQDVAALSVLKLFGSEAFQTAVGNALEASGEDGLNHPTMTAPFAPFGEDAPTTSWFERYARSFGGTIAGGTSEIQRSIIAQRVLGLPRA from the coding sequence ATGCAGCTGACCTTTGACGACGACGTCGAGAAGTTCCGCGACGAGTTCATCGCATTCCTGGACGAGCATCTGCCGGATCCCGCCGCCGCCACCGAGCGCTCGCGCTCGACCGCGGACGTCCCGGAGTGGGCCCGGCAGTGGCAGCGGGTGATGTTCGACCACGGCTGGCTGGTGCCCGGCAACCCGCCGGAGTTCGGTGGCCGCAATGCCAACATCCTGCAGCAGTACGTGCACCGTGATGAACTGTCGCGGCGCCGGATCTATCAGAGCTACAACCCGCAGGGGGTCGGCATCATCGCGGCCTCGCTGCTGTCGTTCGGCACCGACGAGCAGAAGCAGAAGTGGGCGGTCCCCATTCTGCGGGCCGAGATCACCGCCGCGCTCGGGATGAGTGAGCCCGGCGCGGGCTCCGATCTCGCGTCGCTGCGCACCACCGCGATCCGCGACGGTGACCACTTCGTGGTCAACGGGCAGAAGGTGTGGACGTCGGGTGCGCACGACGCCGACGTGATCCTGACGTTCGTGCGCACCGATCCGGATGCGCCGAAGCACAAGGGAATCAGCGTGCTCGTGGTCCCGACCGACACTCCAGGTGTGGTCCGCAGGCCGTTCGCCTCGATCTGCGGGCAGGAGGATCTGGACTTCAACGAGGTCTTCTTCACCGACGCCCGGGTTCCGGCCGAGAATCTCATCGGTCCCCTCAACGAGGGATGGAAGGTGGCCAACGGGTCACTCGGTCACGAGCGCACGCTGCTGTGGCTGTCCTACGCGGACTGGCTCGAGCAGTTGATCACCGACTTCAAACCCACGACCGCCATCGAGCGGGATCAGTACGCCACGCTGCTGATGGACGCACAGGCCCTGCGACTGATGGGTTCGGTCGCCCTGGCCAAGGAGGCGCGCGGCGAGCAGGATGTGGCCGCGCTGTCGGTGCTCAAGCTGTTCGGTTCGGAGGCGTTTCAGACCGCCGTCGGCAACGCGCTGGAGGCCTCGGGTGAGGACGGCCTGAACCATCCGACGATGACGGCGCCGTTCGCGCCCTTCGGTGAGGATGCACCGACGACCAGTTGGTTCGAGCGGTACGCCCGAAGCTTCGGCGGGACCATCGCCGGCGGCACGTCGGAGATCCAGCGCAGCATCATCGCCCAACGGGTCCTGGGGTTGCCCCGCGCCTAG
- the meaB gene encoding methylmalonyl Co-A mutase-associated GTPase MeaB — protein sequence MTVTREMSDVGDLIASARAGNVRAAGRLLSLVESARRNEVLAVLDGLDSVDVQVVGITGPPGAGKSTTVAALVSAYRERGNRVAVLAVDPSSPYSGGALLGDRIRMAAHINDPEVLIRSVASRGHLGGLAAAVPAAIRLLAALGYGLVLLETVGVGQSEIEIAAVADPTIVVLNPGAGDAIQAAKAGLLEVADVVVVNKADRDGADQTVRDLHAETAAPILKLIAAQGDGVPELMEAIEAHHRSDTSERRTARARAQILSLAQTRLQRHPDLNRLAAAVADGSTSAYAAADRLAGLAD from the coding sequence ATGACTGTGACCCGGGAAATGTCCGATGTCGGTGACCTGATCGCCTCGGCTCGCGCCGGCAACGTGCGGGCCGCTGGGCGACTCCTGAGCCTGGTCGAAAGCGCCCGCCGCAACGAGGTCCTCGCGGTCCTCGACGGGCTCGACTCGGTGGACGTCCAGGTCGTCGGAATCACCGGTCCGCCGGGGGCCGGCAAGTCGACGACGGTCGCGGCGCTGGTCAGCGCGTACCGCGAGCGGGGCAACCGGGTCGCGGTCCTGGCGGTCGACCCGTCCTCGCCGTACAGCGGAGGGGCCCTGCTGGGGGACCGGATCCGGATGGCCGCCCACATCAACGACCCCGAGGTGCTGATCCGTTCAGTGGCCAGCCGGGGGCATCTGGGTGGCCTGGCCGCGGCGGTGCCCGCCGCCATTCGCCTGCTCGCGGCGCTGGGTTACGGCCTGGTGCTGCTGGAGACCGTCGGCGTGGGGCAGTCCGAGATCGAGATCGCCGCGGTGGCCGACCCCACGATCGTCGTCCTCAACCCGGGCGCCGGTGATGCCATCCAGGCCGCGAAGGCCGGCCTGCTCGAAGTCGCCGACGTCGTCGTGGTCAACAAGGCCGATCGCGACGGCGCCGATCAGACGGTCCGGGACCTGCATGCCGAGACCGCCGCGCCGATCCTCAAACTCATTGCCGCACAAGGCGATGGTGTACCGGAACTCATGGAGGCCATCGAAGCCCACCACCGATCCGACACCAGTGAGCGCCGGACCGCTCGGGCACGCGCACAGATCCTGTCGCTGGCCCAGACCCGGTTGCAGCGCCATCCGGACCTGAACCGGCTGGCGGCCGCGGTGGCCGACGGGTCTACGAGCGCCTACGCGGCCGCGGACCGCCTGGCCGGCCTGGCCGACTGA
- a CDS encoding acyl-CoA thioesterase, whose translation MAVSLTELLACLRLRRIGDEADGTLLFDADNLTLDYRRVFGGQILGQFVAAAQAACPEKSVKSMHCVFPREGQADEPLRYTVQRQHEGRSFATLALSATQPSAVVGSASVSMHALENGREHQDLAYCGGPVPAPPGPEHRLGLDFIPWETRSTVDLGDRSAGPPEFELWQRTPPVPDDLHAALTAYATDLTLIGTALRPLDGYSQSDTITRFTSAVTSHSMWFHRPFRTADWLLLRQHSPILAGGRTFGRGDVLTRDGVLVASYAQEALVRFLD comes from the coding sequence GTGGCTGTCTCTCTGACCGAACTGTTGGCCTGTCTGCGGTTGCGCCGGATCGGCGATGAGGCGGACGGGACTCTGCTTTTCGATGCCGACAATCTGACGCTGGACTACCGCCGGGTGTTCGGCGGGCAGATTCTGGGGCAGTTCGTCGCGGCCGCGCAGGCCGCATGCCCCGAGAAATCGGTGAAATCGATGCACTGCGTCTTCCCGCGCGAAGGGCAGGCCGACGAACCCCTCCGCTACACGGTGCAGCGCCAGCATGAGGGCCGATCCTTCGCCACTCTGGCGCTGTCGGCCACGCAACCGTCCGCGGTGGTCGGCTCCGCGTCGGTGTCGATGCACGCGCTCGAAAACGGCCGCGAGCACCAGGATTTGGCGTACTGCGGCGGACCGGTTCCGGCCCCACCCGGCCCCGAACACCGCCTGGGTCTCGACTTCATCCCCTGGGAGACCCGCAGCACGGTCGACCTCGGGGATCGCAGCGCCGGACCACCGGAGTTTGAACTGTGGCAGCGCACACCGCCCGTCCCCGACGACCTTCACGCGGCCCTGACGGCCTACGCCACCGATCTCACCCTAATAGGAACAGCGCTGCGTCCGCTCGACGGCTACTCGCAGAGCGACACCATCACGCGGTTCACCTCGGCGGTCACGTCCCACTCGATGTGGTTCCACCGCCCGTTCCGCACCGCCGACTGGCTGCTGCTGCGGCAGCACAGCCCCATCTTGGCCGGGGGACGCACCTTCGGGCGCGGCGACGTGCTGACCCGCGACGGCGTGTTGGTGGCCTCGTACGCCCAGGAGGCCCTGGTGCGTTTCCTGGACTGA